A single Pseudomonas sp. DC1.2 DNA region contains:
- a CDS encoding exonuclease SbcCD subunit D C-terminal domain-containing protein — protein MRLFHTSDWHLGQNLHGQDRDFEHGCFLEWLLRQLKLDQPDVLLIAGDIFDTVNPPVKAQERLYDFIVSAHEQQPLLTIVMIAGNHDSGSRIELPAPLMRRLRTHALGRVLWLDDGQLDAERLLLPLPDASGEIAAWCLALPFLRPAEVTGAHLGDNYLRGIGQVHEWLIEAANAKRTPGQALIAISHAHMAGGSVSEDSERSLIIGNAEALPASLFGPSISYVALGHLHKPQKVNGEERIRYSGSPIPLSFSEIGYQHQVLHITLEGETLISVEPKLIPRAVNLQRIGPAPLAEILLQLADLPNIDLLADTQRQPWLEVRVRLDEPQPDLRHQVESALQGKAVRLVRIAAEYAGNGGRDGADDGAALIELDQLTPQELFSRAWQDNYGNEVDEQTLKDFAELLQDVQMESEKP, from the coding sequence TTGCGTCTGTTCCACACCTCCGACTGGCACCTTGGGCAGAATCTGCATGGCCAGGACCGCGACTTCGAGCACGGTTGTTTTCTTGAATGGCTGTTGCGTCAGCTAAAACTGGACCAGCCCGACGTGCTGCTGATTGCCGGCGATATCTTTGACACCGTCAACCCACCGGTCAAAGCCCAGGAACGCCTCTACGATTTCATCGTCAGTGCTCATGAGCAACAGCCCTTGCTGACCATCGTGATGATCGCGGGCAACCACGACTCTGGCTCACGGATCGAATTGCCGGCACCGTTGATGCGCCGGTTGCGCACCCATGCGCTGGGTCGGGTGCTGTGGCTCGATGATGGTCAACTGGACGCCGAGCGCCTGCTATTGCCGTTGCCCGATGCGAGTGGCGAAATAGCCGCCTGGTGCCTGGCGCTGCCGTTCCTGCGGCCTGCGGAAGTGACGGGCGCGCATTTGGGCGACAACTACTTGCGCGGTATCGGCCAGGTCCATGAATGGCTGATCGAAGCGGCTAACGCCAAGCGCACACCGGGTCAGGCGTTGATTGCTATCAGCCACGCGCACATGGCCGGTGGCTCGGTGTCGGAAGATTCGGAACGTAGCCTGATCATTGGCAACGCCGAGGCCCTGCCCGCCAGCCTGTTCGGGCCAAGCATCAGCTACGTAGCACTTGGTCACTTGCACAAGCCACAAAAGGTCAACGGCGAAGAACGCATTCGCTACAGCGGCTCGCCGATTCCCTTGTCGTTCTCAGAAATCGGTTATCAGCATCAGGTTCTGCACATCACCCTTGAGGGCGAAACCCTGATCAGCGTCGAGCCAAAACTGATTCCTCGCGCCGTCAACCTGCAACGCATCGGCCCCGCACCGCTGGCAGAGATTCTGCTGCAATTGGCGGACCTGCCGAACATCGACCTGTTGGCCGACACCCAGCGCCAGCCCTGGCTGGAAGTTCGGGTGCGCCTCGACGAGCCACAACCTGACCTGCGTCATCAAGTGGAGAGCGCCCTGCAGGGCAAAGCCGTGCGCCTGGTACGGATTGCTGCGGAGTACGCGGGCAACGGCGGGCGCGATGGCGCCGACGACGGCGCTGCTTTGATCGAACTGGACCAGCTCACGCCCCAGGAACTGTTCAGCCGTGCCTGGCAGGACAACTACGGCAACGAGGTCGATGAGCAAACCCTCAAGGACTTTGCCGAGCTGTTGCAAGACGTGCAAATGGAGAGCGAAAAACCATGA
- a CDS encoding DUF4123 domain-containing protein: MNLSTSLPENLPWAEHQAFLLLDGAACSDLPARLKKLDPTASSTVLYDCPPFTTLRDISPLLVAVQQPDEPIIQFYLDHAHEEWGVLLFSLESGNAVAQHLRKLLIVELPEGLPVLLRVADASVARTLFASADQRLFGPLSCVVTADSVAADWQRHAPRLAVCPDLPTPYRLSAEQNSALEHNDRRRVLLELDAHLLRFFPERWGGETVAQRWPMLEQLEAEAGALGMSCASELFHYANVMASLDGSPLDQHPHINRLLHAPSLQSPGERVALAADLAHQWAIQRSHS, encoded by the coding sequence ATGAACCTCTCGACCTCGCTGCCTGAAAACCTGCCATGGGCCGAGCATCAGGCGTTTCTACTGCTGGACGGCGCGGCCTGCAGTGACTTGCCCGCACGCCTGAAGAAGCTGGACCCGACGGCGAGCAGTACCGTCCTCTACGACTGCCCGCCCTTTACTACGCTGCGCGATATTTCACCGCTGCTGGTGGCTGTTCAGCAGCCTGATGAGCCGATTATTCAGTTTTACCTGGACCACGCACACGAGGAATGGGGCGTGCTGTTGTTCAGCCTGGAGTCAGGAAACGCCGTTGCACAACACCTGCGCAAACTGCTGATCGTTGAGTTGCCAGAAGGTCTGCCGGTCCTCCTGAGAGTGGCCGATGCCTCGGTGGCGCGCACCCTGTTCGCCAGCGCCGACCAGCGTTTGTTTGGGCCTCTTTCCTGTGTGGTGACAGCCGATAGCGTCGCCGCCGACTGGCAGCGTCACGCACCTCGGCTGGCCGTGTGCCCCGACCTGCCAACGCCCTATCGCCTGAGTGCTGAACAGAATTCAGCGCTGGAGCACAACGACCGACGCCGCGTACTGCTCGAACTCGACGCTCATCTGCTCAGGTTCTTCCCCGAACGCTGGGGCGGCGAAACCGTGGCCCAGCGCTGGCCGATGCTTGAACAGCTGGAAGCCGAGGCCGGCGCGCTGGGTATGAGCTGCGCATCCGAGCTGTTTCATTACGCCAACGTCATGGCATCGCTGGACGGCTCGCCACTCGATCAGCACCCGCACATCAACCGATTGCTGCACGCGCCATCGCTGCAATCGCCCGGTGAGCGCGTTGCGCTGGCCGCTGACCTCGCCCACCAGTGGGCTATCCAACGGAGCCACTCATGA
- a CDS encoding toxin VasX, producing MTSPANLAAATASKTPFGSLGACPLRQTHVQLLPLRYALVEETVDPSADLKLPYALQTRPLGVRMLRDGWLYVIDSVTGHLNEYRVLNGLVSALLHKGAKVDGDQRTAIEERPALIFSRRSTLHVSFAEVQWTAAKCAQVIDSREEREHFMQAVDLGPVNCETGGEHLLTVAQGKQWLAEIATVPAQQAQAEKERAELQANSPPDAVLLPTVHVNNAPEHEREPYLWEQPRRFREAHIGEFLGRVRPAYQDDTLFLVVQDDLGVLRDLADYQNTVVGWVDAWSNAGHNERNYLLACYIESLSQLSPADVEKLGEVSDDPTVNALLVDLQQLPEPTQERTRNALLDYLNKGGKVESAEGPAPPELVQLRKQAQVDVREMLKYQGSTPDFIAQRLAVESADRGYYTRQHFSMAPADFVERHLKTLIKLGKEQNKRIKDVIEGSTFTGKRGVNDFIDRPAMDDELFQHRADVSRWNRLLERITDDRTTLVCAGRYHRSAWYYDAHEPQQLAEVFAAEYACLNDICRSDHASEKMLGYLEKHPELARPAFYTLPLRVRSELLVQYSLLSNAGTGLYSKLPDWLQTLQKIEQPHLPALDDMPEHTRAMADAVQHSYSPALNLGLSRALEGFDLAGGKIPDLDELFRHLPKALPARILDAAKTTGVTFTLATPGEHTALQSDIKDVLSERAYLKTLTRERNQLTHNKNLPGHKTQRAVELQTEIVRVRAQLTQLEGRLAGALSPIAELPDQSVRTYGATPARAGVTVVFPPAQQQEVRSLLTNIRQGIHSVPKADLIKSEGVGLLVFLAQVVNLVVVYREMIRQTGNERAWKSFADAAAATGAAGFTAAQSLADTALKARGDTLVRAAQHHALESVHVQMGKMHIGLGFFTYGLGLVSSLSSLNTQHQNWQQATRSGNRAAQNSAALATVGASGMVAVNTYGLSHTVHASFKVVTAGSAAARTAAWAAAGTRLSTVFFRVNLAGALFTVLELGGSWLFNRYNISAHDKWLKTTPWSLDTDERGNYTLDQYQRYLGELLHAPTAHLGVIKHDSLLKNLFLRAKPSDIHLALPGVKLSDFQPPLSGNPSHRLGIGAHRLYRPLDSRGSAHERKDVISAEVTDSLKIVQADPLILCLHSALNHNAPMAPAVETLELAVCVQVLNAQGQWISRTHIIHLNPRGEGRFPSLPRNTVTEHPPVLLVETHLLESVDHAQQPG from the coding sequence ATGACGTCACCCGCCAACCTCGCCGCCGCCACAGCCTCCAAGACGCCCTTCGGCTCGCTCGGTGCCTGCCCATTGCGCCAAACCCACGTGCAACTTCTGCCTTTACGCTACGCACTGGTAGAAGAAACCGTCGATCCGAGTGCTGATCTGAAATTGCCCTACGCCCTTCAAACCCGGCCGCTGGGCGTTCGTATGCTGCGCGATGGTTGGCTGTACGTGATCGACAGCGTCACCGGCCACCTGAACGAGTATCGGGTACTCAACGGACTGGTCAGCGCCTTGCTGCACAAGGGCGCCAAGGTCGATGGCGATCAGCGCACGGCCATCGAGGAGCGCCCGGCGCTGATTTTTTCAAGGCGAAGCACCTTGCACGTCAGTTTCGCCGAGGTGCAGTGGACCGCCGCCAAATGCGCGCAAGTGATCGACAGCCGCGAGGAGCGCGAGCACTTTATGCAGGCCGTCGATCTTGGCCCGGTGAACTGCGAAACCGGTGGCGAGCATTTGCTGACGGTCGCGCAAGGCAAGCAGTGGCTGGCAGAAATTGCGACGGTCCCGGCGCAGCAGGCTCAAGCCGAAAAAGAGCGCGCCGAGCTGCAAGCCAACTCGCCACCGGACGCCGTTCTATTGCCGACGGTACACGTCAACAATGCCCCCGAGCACGAACGCGAACCGTACCTGTGGGAGCAGCCGCGACGCTTTCGCGAGGCGCACATCGGCGAGTTTCTCGGACGGGTGCGCCCGGCGTATCAGGACGACACGCTGTTCCTGGTGGTCCAGGATGACCTCGGTGTGTTGCGCGACCTGGCCGACTATCAAAACACCGTGGTCGGTTGGGTCGACGCCTGGAGCAATGCCGGGCACAACGAGCGTAATTATTTGCTGGCGTGCTACATCGAATCCCTGAGCCAGCTCAGCCCGGCGGATGTTGAAAAACTGGGCGAAGTCAGCGACGACCCGACGGTCAATGCCCTGCTTGTCGATCTGCAACAGTTACCTGAGCCCACTCAGGAACGCACACGCAACGCCTTGCTGGATTACCTGAACAAGGGCGGCAAGGTCGAGTCAGCCGAGGGGCCAGCCCCACCGGAACTGGTGCAGTTGCGTAAGCAAGCCCAAGTCGACGTCCGGGAGATGCTCAAGTATCAGGGGAGTACGCCAGACTTCATCGCACAAAGGCTCGCCGTTGAGAGCGCGGACCGCGGTTACTACACCCGCCAGCACTTTTCGATGGCGCCCGCCGACTTCGTTGAGCGGCACCTCAAAACCCTGATCAAACTCGGCAAGGAGCAAAACAAACGCATTAAGGACGTGATCGAAGGCTCCACGTTCACGGGCAAACGCGGGGTCAACGATTTCATCGACCGCCCGGCCATGGACGACGAGCTGTTTCAGCACCGCGCTGACGTCAGCCGCTGGAATCGCCTGCTTGAGCGCATCACCGACGACCGCACAACGCTGGTGTGTGCCGGTCGCTACCACCGCTCGGCCTGGTACTACGACGCGCATGAACCGCAGCAATTGGCCGAGGTTTTCGCGGCCGAATACGCCTGTCTCAACGACATTTGCCGCAGCGACCATGCCAGTGAAAAGATGCTGGGCTATCTGGAAAAACACCCGGAGTTGGCCCGGCCTGCGTTTTACACCTTGCCGCTGCGCGTGCGGTCTGAGCTGCTGGTGCAATACAGCCTGCTCTCCAATGCGGGGACCGGCCTGTACAGCAAGCTGCCAGACTGGTTGCAAACCCTGCAAAAAATCGAACAACCGCACCTGCCGGCCCTCGACGATATGCCCGAACACACCCGCGCCATGGCCGACGCGGTGCAACACAGCTACAGCCCGGCGCTCAACCTGGGCCTGAGCCGCGCACTGGAAGGTTTCGACCTGGCGGGTGGCAAAATCCCCGACCTCGACGAACTGTTCCGCCATCTGCCCAAAGCGTTGCCGGCGCGGATACTCGATGCGGCGAAAACCACCGGCGTGACGTTCACCCTGGCCACACCGGGCGAACACACAGCGCTGCAATCAGACATCAAGGACGTGCTCAGCGAGCGCGCCTACCTCAAAACCCTGACCCGTGAACGCAACCAGCTCACCCATAACAAAAACCTGCCGGGGCACAAAACCCAGCGCGCGGTTGAGTTGCAGACTGAAATCGTTCGGGTACGGGCACAGTTGACTCAACTCGAAGGCCGCTTGGCCGGTGCGCTGAGCCCAATTGCTGAACTGCCGGATCAGTCGGTACGCACCTACGGCGCCACACCGGCTCGGGCCGGGGTGACGGTGGTGTTTCCACCCGCGCAGCAGCAAGAGGTGAGGAGTTTGCTGACGAACATTCGGCAGGGGATACACAGCGTGCCGAAGGCAGACCTGATCAAGAGCGAAGGGGTTGGGTTGTTGGTGTTTTTGGCGCAGGTGGTGAATTTAGTGGTGGTTTATCGGGAGATGATCAGGCAGACCGGTAATGAACGTGCTTGGAAGTCATTCGCCGACGCAGCGGCGGCTACAGGTGCCGCAGGATTTACCGCAGCACAGAGCTTGGCCGATACCGCACTGAAGGCACGCGGAGATACGCTTGTGCGGGCCGCTCAACATCACGCCCTGGAGAGTGTGCATGTGCAGATGGGGAAGATGCATATCGGATTGGGCTTCTTTACCTACGGTCTTGGTCTTGTATCTTCATTGTCCAGCCTCAATACCCAGCACCAGAATTGGCAGCAAGCGACGCGCAGCGGCAACCGCGCAGCCCAAAACAGCGCGGCTCTTGCCACAGTGGGCGCCAGCGGCATGGTGGCGGTTAACACCTATGGCCTCAGTCATACCGTGCATGCCAGTTTTAAAGTGGTGACTGCCGGCAGTGCGGCAGCACGAACAGCCGCCTGGGCCGCCGCCGGCACACGCCTCTCCACTGTATTTTTCCGGGTCAATCTGGCCGGGGCCTTGTTCACCGTACTGGAACTGGGCGGCAGTTGGCTGTTCAACCGCTACAACATCAGCGCCCACGACAAATGGCTCAAAACCACGCCGTGGAGCCTGGACACCGACGAGCGCGGCAACTACACCCTGGATCAGTACCAACGTTACCTCGGCGAGTTACTTCACGCGCCTACGGCCCACCTTGGTGTGATCAAGCATGACTCCTTGCTGAAGAACCTGTTTTTGCGCGCCAAACCCAGCGATATTCATCTGGCGTTACCGGGAGTGAAACTAAGCGACTTCCAGCCCCCATTGAGTGGTAACCCCTCGCACCGTCTGGGCATCGGTGCCCATCGGCTTTACCGCCCACTCGACAGCCGCGGTAGCGCCCATGAGCGCAAGGATGTGATCAGTGCTGAAGTGACCGACAGCCTGAAAATCGTGCAGGCAGACCCGCTGATTTTATGCCTGCACTCTGCGCTGAACCACAATGCGCCAATGGCCCCCGCGGTCGAGACACTGGAACTGGCGGTGTGCGTGCAAGTATTGAATGCCCAAGGACAGTGGATCTCCCGCACCCACATCATTCACCTTAATCCTCGGGGCGAAGGCCGCTTTCCTTCGCTGCCGCGCAACACCGTCACCGAGCATCCTCCGGTGTTGCTGGTTGAAACCCATTTGCTGGAGTCGGTCGACCATGCGCAACAACCTGGATAA
- a CDS encoding type VI secretion system tip protein VgrG: MFNAASPVVFKLDIEGFSDDLQVLEFRAKEALNSPFEVKLKLVSERANLDLESLLHRSAFLTFGPDGAGIHGHIHQITQGDSGKRLTHYQVTLAPHLAYLAHCHNPRIFQNLSVPQIIGKVLSEHGMQADIWRLQLNAEYRPRLYCVQYNESDLNFVQRLCEEEGLHFHFQHTAEGHVLVFGDDQTVFLTPASPTAYVQGNGMAAEACVIDHFEVSLQTRTTHVSRRDYNFEKPRVQLDSESKNPLLPHLEDYAFPGQFTDRERGKHLAKRALERHRADYKQAQGQSDQHSLRSGYFVDISQHPRGDWNGLWLLTELEHSGKQPQVLEEALSDNNSEDGFSQGYRNQFVATPWDVIFRPALKHPKPRMTGTQHAVVTGPPGEEIYCDEYGRVKVQLPWDRDGQHNERSSCWLRVASSWAHDRYGTVLIPRVGMEVLVGFSEGDPDKPFVLGCMPNAATPVPLELPAEHTRSIFRSQSSPGGGGYNELRIEDRAGAEEIALRAQRDFVQLVLNDERIQVDNMRTVVVGGIASHDLRGEEHHLTHGNRLTELKQNDHLVVEGDQHIRVINQRLSAAQQIHLSSGQQIVIDAGAQLTIKAGGHWLTMGPDGVFSSVPIVQGGVPAMSLPAEPLIPGAVPLVRVIFDAAQQRHALMSTRRSRCLICEAAKA, translated from the coding sequence ATGTTCAATGCTGCCAGCCCAGTCGTTTTCAAACTCGATATCGAAGGGTTTTCCGACGACCTTCAGGTACTTGAGTTTCGCGCCAAAGAAGCGCTCAACAGCCCCTTCGAGGTCAAACTCAAACTGGTCAGCGAACGCGCTAACCTGGACCTTGAGTCGCTCCTGCATCGCTCAGCCTTTCTGACGTTTGGTCCAGACGGCGCGGGGATTCACGGACACATCCATCAAATCACCCAAGGTGACTCAGGCAAGCGCCTGACCCACTATCAAGTGACCCTGGCGCCCCACCTCGCCTATCTTGCGCACTGCCACAACCCACGTATTTTCCAGAACCTGAGCGTGCCGCAAATCATCGGCAAAGTGCTGAGCGAGCATGGGATGCAAGCGGATATCTGGCGCTTGCAACTCAACGCAGAGTACCGGCCACGGCTCTATTGCGTTCAATACAACGAGTCAGATTTAAATTTTGTGCAGAGGCTGTGCGAGGAAGAAGGTCTGCACTTTCATTTCCAGCACACTGCCGAAGGGCACGTGCTGGTGTTCGGCGACGATCAGACGGTGTTCCTGACACCGGCCAGCCCGACCGCCTATGTACAGGGCAATGGCATGGCCGCCGAGGCCTGCGTGATTGATCACTTTGAGGTCAGTCTGCAAACCCGCACGACCCACGTCAGCCGCCGTGATTACAACTTCGAAAAACCGCGGGTGCAACTCGACAGCGAGAGCAAAAACCCGCTGCTGCCGCACTTGGAGGACTACGCCTTTCCTGGACAGTTCACCGACCGTGAACGCGGTAAGCACCTGGCCAAACGCGCACTCGAGCGCCACCGCGCCGATTACAAGCAAGCACAGGGGCAAAGTGATCAGCACAGCCTGCGCAGCGGATACTTTGTGGACATCAGCCAACACCCTCGCGGGGACTGGAATGGTTTATGGTTGCTGACTGAATTAGAACACTCAGGAAAACAGCCACAGGTTCTGGAAGAGGCACTTTCAGACAACAATTCTGAGGACGGCTTCAGTCAGGGTTACCGCAACCAGTTTGTCGCAACCCCATGGGACGTGATATTCCGCCCCGCCCTTAAGCACCCCAAACCGCGGATGACCGGTACCCAGCACGCAGTGGTTACCGGCCCCCCCGGCGAAGAGATCTATTGCGACGAGTACGGTCGGGTGAAGGTCCAACTGCCGTGGGATCGCGACGGCCAGCACAACGAACGCTCAAGCTGCTGGCTGCGAGTCGCCAGCAGTTGGGCCCATGATCGCTACGGCACGGTACTGATTCCGCGCGTGGGCATGGAAGTGTTGGTCGGTTTCAGCGAAGGCGATCCAGACAAACCCTTCGTGCTGGGGTGCATGCCCAACGCCGCAACACCGGTTCCGTTGGAGCTGCCGGCAGAGCATACCCGCAGCATTTTCCGGAGTCAGAGCAGCCCCGGCGGTGGCGGTTACAACGAATTGCGCATCGAGGACAGAGCAGGCGCTGAAGAAATAGCCCTGCGCGCTCAGCGTGATTTTGTCCAACTGGTGCTCAACGACGAACGTATTCAGGTCGATAACATGCGCACCGTTGTAGTCGGTGGGATCGCCAGCCACGACCTGCGCGGCGAAGAACACCACCTCACCCATGGCAACCGCCTGACCGAACTCAAGCAGAACGATCACCTGGTGGTCGAGGGCGACCAGCATATTCGCGTGATCAATCAGCGGCTCAGCGCCGCGCAGCAGATTCACCTCAGCAGTGGGCAGCAAATCGTCATCGATGCAGGCGCGCAACTGACGATCAAGGCCGGCGGCCATTGGCTGACAATGGGGCCAGACGGGGTTTTCAGCAGCGTACCGATCGTACAGGGGGGTGTCCCGGCCATGAGTCTGCCCGCGGAGCCACTGATACCGGGCGCCGTACCCTTGGTGCGCGTGATCTTCGACGCGGCACAACAACGCCACGCGCTGATGTCGACCCGCCGCTCACGCTGCCTGATTTGCGAGGCGGCCAAGGCATGA